The following proteins are co-located in the Heteronotia binoei isolate CCM8104 ecotype False Entrance Well chromosome 8, APGP_CSIRO_Hbin_v1, whole genome shotgun sequence genome:
- the JOSD1 gene encoding josephin-1: MSCVPWKGDKTKSESPETPQLMPVHIYHEKQRRELCALHALNNVFQDSNAFTRDTLQEIFQRLSPNTMVTPHKKSMLGNGNYDVNVIMAALQTKGYEAVWWDKRRDVSVIALSNVMGFIMNLPSSLCWGPLKLPLKRQHWICVREVGGSYYNLDSKLKVPEWIGGESELRKFLRHQLRGKNCELLLVVPEDVEAHQSWRADA, translated from the exons ATGAGTTGTGTGCCATGGAAAGGTGACAAGACCAAATCAGAATCACCAGAAACACCACAGCTGATGCCAGTGCATATTTATcatgaaaaacaaagaagggagtTGTGTGCTCTACATGCCCTCAATAATGTCTTCCAGGACAGCAATGCCTTTACACGAGATACGCTACAGGAGATTTTCCAGAG GTTGTCTCCCAATACCATGGTGACCCCACACAAGAAGAGCATGCTGGGAAATGGGAACTATGATGTGAATGTCATCATGGCAGCTCTTCAAACCAAAGGCTATGAAGCAGTTTGGTGGGATAAACGTAG ggATGTTAGTGTAATTGCGCTCTCTAATGTGATGGGCTTCATTATGAATTTGCCCTCCAGCCTCTGCTGGGGTCCACTGAAACTTCCCCTTAAACGGCAACATTGGATCTGTGTTCGGGAAGTGGGAGGTTCTTACTACAATCTTGACTCCAAACTCAAGGTGCCTGAATGGATTGGTGGTGAAAGTGAGCTCAG GAAGTTTTTGAGACACCAGCTGCGAGGAAAGAACTGTGAACTTCTCTTGGTAGTGCCTGAGGATGTAGAGGCACATCAGAGTTGGAGAGCTGATGCATGA